A DNA window from Trichosurus vulpecula isolate mTriVul1 chromosome 2, mTriVul1.pri, whole genome shotgun sequence contains the following coding sequences:
- the SSB gene encoding lupus La protein, with protein MAENGDSEKMTDLESKICQQIEYYFGDFNLPRDKFLKEQIKIDDGWVPLEIMIKFNRLSKLTKDFDVIRSALKKSKAELMEVSEDNTKIRRSPNKPLPEVTDEYKNEVKNRSIYVKGFPTDATLDDIKEWLEGKGQVQNIQMRRTLHKAFKGSIFAVFDSVESAKKFIETPGQKYKDTELLILFKEDYFAKKNEERKQNKVEAKARAKQEQEEKQRQAEDAELKSLDEKVGCLLKFSGDLDDQTCREDLHTLFSNHGEIKWIDFIRGAKEGIILFKEKAKEALDKANEANNGNLKLRNKVVTWEVLEGETEKEALKKIIEDQQESLNKLKSKGRKFKGKGRGSGKAVQGTPSKGKIQFQGKKTKFDSDEEQENGDAGGSLKRTREEPEKEEPAPKQLKTENGAGDQ; from the exons ATGGCTGAGAATGGTGACAGTGAAAAAATGACTGATCTAGAGTCCAAAATTTGTCAACAAATTGAG TACTATTTTGGTGACTTTAACCTTCCACGagacaaatttttaaaggaacagATCAAAATAGATGATGGCTGGGTACCTTTGGAGATAATGATCAAATTCAACAG atTAAGCAAACTAACAAAAGACTTTGATGTGATAAGAAGTGCTCTAAAGAAATCCAAGGCAGAACTAATGGAAGTTAGTGAGGATAACACTAAAATCAGAAGATCTCCAAATAAGCCCCTCCCTGAAGTAACAGATGAGtataaaaatgaagtaaaaaacagATCCATCTATGTT AAAGGTTTTCCAACAGATGCAACCCTTGATGATATAAAAGAATGGTTAGAAGGTAAAGGTCAAGTACAAAATATTCAAATGAGGAGAACATTACATAAAGCATTTAAG GGATCAATATTTGCTGTGTTTGATAGTGTTGAATCTGCGAAGAAGTTTATAGAAACCCCTGGacaaaaatacaaagatacaGAGCTGCTGATACTCTTTAA GGAAGATTACTTtgcaaaaaagaatgaagaaaggaagcaaaataaAGTAGAGGCTAAAGCAAGAGCTAAACa AGAGCAAGAAGAAAAACAGAGGCAAGCAGAAGATGCTGAATTG AAATCCCTGGATGAAAAGGTTGGATGCTTGCTGAAATTTTCTGGTGATTTAGATGATCAAACTTGTAGAGAAGATCTTCACACACTGTTCTCTAATCATGGAGAAATAAAGTGGATAGACTTCATCAGAGGAGCAAAAGAG GGAATAATTCTAtttaaagaaaaggcaaaagaagcACTGGACAAAGCCAATGAAGCAAATAATGGAAACTTAAAATTAAGAAACAAAGTTGTAACTTGGGAAGTAttagaaggagagacagagaaagaagctttgaaaaaaatcattgaagacCAACAGGAATCCCTAAATAAGTTGAAGTCCAAAG GTCGcaaatttaaaggaaaaggaagaggaagtggtAAAGCTGTCCAGGGTACACCCAGTAAAGGAAAAATACAATTCCAgggcaagaaaacaaaatttgatAGTGATGAAGAACAAGAAAATGGTGATGCTGGAG GATCCCTTAAAAGGACACGAGAAGAACCTGAAAAAGAAGAACCTGCACCAAAGCAATTGAAAACAGAAAATGGAGCTGGAGACCAGTAG
- the METTL5 gene encoding rRNA N6-adenosine-methyltransferase METTL5 isoform X3, which produces MLYTIHNTYDDIENKVVGDLGCGCGMLSIGTAMLGAGLCVGFDIDEDALEIFSRNVAEFELTNIDMIQCNVCSLSDTMSKSFDTIIMNPPFGTKHNKGMDMSFLKIALQMARVAVYSLHKTSTREHIQKKANEWKIKMDVIAELRYDLPATYKFHKKKTVDVEVDLIRFSF; this is translated from the exons atGCTATATACAATTCATAACACATATGATGACATTGAAAACAAAGTGGTTGGAGATCTAGGATGTGGTTGTGGAATGCTTAGTATTGGAACAGCAATGTTAGGAGCAGG GTTGTGTGTTGGATTTGATATAGATGAAGATGCATTAGAAATATTTAGTAGAAATGTTGCGGAGTTTGAGCTGACAAATATTGACATGATTCAGTGCAATGTGTGTTCTTTGTCTGATACCATGTCCAAGTCCTTTGACACTATAATCATGAATCCTCCCTTTGGGACCAAGCATAATAAAG GTATGGATATGTCGTTTTTGAAGATTGCTTTACAGATGGCAAGAGTAGCAGTATATTCCTTACATAAAACTTCAACCCGAGAA catattcaaaagaaagcaaatgaatGGAAAATTAAGATGGATGTTATAGCAG AGCTACGATATGATCTACCAGCAACATATaaatttcataagaaaaaaaca GTGGACGTTGAAGTGGATTTAATtcggttttctttttaa